A segment of the Candidatus Pelagisphaera phototrophica genome:
GACGGGAGCTTTCGGACAAACCATCCATCGTTTATTAAAGTTCGACCCCGCGGAAGGTTCTTTTACGGTCAACGAGTCGAAACCACTCAGTGCCGACTTCGTAATCGTCGACGAGGCGTCCATGTTGGATACACGACTTGCCGCTAGCCTTTTCCAAGCCATTCAAACGGATAGCCATCTGGTTCTTGTCGGAGACATAGACCAGCTTCCCTCTGTCGGAGCGGGAAACGTGCTCAAAGACCTGATCGGTTCAAATCGAATTCCTGTGACTCGCCTAGATCAAGTTTTTCGGCAAGCTGAGCGGAGCAGTATCGTACATTACGCCCACGCTATCAACCAGGGGCAGGTTTCAATACCTGCAACTGTAGAATCCGCTCGCGATCTCGTGGAAAATAAAGACTTCCAGTTCTTAGCCGCTTCAAACCAATCAGAGTGCTCCGAGAAGATCCTCAAGGTATTCACCCACTTCGTCAGAGGTACGCTAGGCTTAGATCCCATAAACGACGCCCAGACTCTGGCCCCCATGCATAAAGGAGAAGCGGGAGTTGGGAATTTGAATACCCTCTTGCAAGCGTCCCTGAATTCCGAAACCGAGTCTATGCCTTTTGGTTTTTTAACGTACAAACGGGGTGACAAGGTCATTCAAACTCGAAACAACTACGACAAGAGCATATTCAACGGTGATATCGGAATCATCAGATCCATCGATGGAATTAATGGAATTGTAAAGGTAGACTTTGACGGCAATGTAGTGGACTACGAAAAGCCGGACCTCATCGATCTATCGCTCGCCTATGCAGTGAGTATCCATAAGTCTCAAGGCAGTGAATATCCTGTAGTTATTATTCCTTTACTAAAGGCTCACTTCATGATGCTTCAACGAAATCTAATCTATACAGCTATAACACGCGGAAAGAAAAAAGTCATAATCGTGGGGGACCCGGCAGCTTATGCCATGGCGACAAACAATGCGGATTCAAAGTCTCGAAGCACTAGACTAAAGGAGAGGCTCACCCTCTAGCCTATTTTTCATTTGGTAAGTCGTAAAGGTAGGGCACGACGACCCGACCTGCCGGTCAATCCGCTCAACAAACGCGGCTCGTCGTGCACTAACTGCGGTGCCAGAGCTTTCTCACCCACATACGCGCAGAGAAGCGACCGACTAATTGAAATTCTATACCGAACCAGACTTACTCAAGGTTTCTTGAGAATCAGCACCACATTAGAGCCTCCAAAACCGCTGCTATTGCTCAGCGCAATATTCGGGGCCACTGTCTCGGTCCTACGAATAACGTTCAACGCCTCAAACTTAGGATCCAAGTTTTTGATATGGGCGGAACCCGGAGTGAAGCCCTCTTTTATGGCAATGCTGACGAGAACTGTTTCCAGGGCACTGGCGAGACTGAGCCCATGTCCTGTAATCGCTTTTGTACTACTAATTCTTGGGCTTAAGCGCTTGGACGAAAATATGGCATCCAAAGCTTTCCCTTCGCTAGCGTCCCCAATAAGCGTTGAGGTTGCGTGGGCATTAACATAGTCAATCTCGCTTGCTGTGATCCCGGCCGTTCGGAGAGCGTTCTCAATCGCCCTAACCAAGCCTACGCCTCCAGGATGCGAGATTGCGACATTGTGGCCATCGCTTGCCTGTCCCCATCCGAGCAACTCTGCGTAAGGTTTGACGCCCCTACGCCCAACTTCGTCTTCACTTTCAAGAACAAGGACCGCTCCACCTCCAGCGCTAACAAAGCCATTTCGCTCTTGGTCAAACGGACAAGACGCCCTCTCGGGTTTACTCTCCAAAGACAACGCCCTCATACCGGTAAAAGGCACGACACTTTCGTAGTTTACGTCCTCACCCGCAGCAACAAACATTCGATTTTGCCTTCCAGAAGCGATGTCATCAAAGGCGTATCCCAGAGCGTGCCCAGAAGAGGCGCAGGCAGATGAAAACCCACACGAATTGCCCATAATCTTAAAGCAGGCGACCAGGTTGAAACTCAAGGTCCCGGAGATGGAAGAAACGATTCCTGTGGGAGAACAGCGCATGGGACCCACTTCCCGCATACGCTTCATGTTGTTGTAAACCATCCGCGTCGAACCCGCCGATGCCGTATAGATCCCAGTTTCGCTATTTGATACGTCTAAATCAGAAAGAGACGCATCTTCAATGGCCTGCTTCATTGCACAATAGACGTAGACACCATGCGGCGCTAGACCACGTAATTCTTCTCTCCGAATCTTATATCGATCGGGATAGGTCCAATCTTCAGAGTCTAACGAATCAACTTCAAATCCTTTTGGAGCCGAAATCAGTTTTACAGCGTTCCGCGGATCGTCTTCAAAAGGGGGATACACAGGAAATGAGCTAAATCCATGCTTAAGCTTTCTAAGATTTTCAGAGACAATCTCCACGTCATTGCCGATGCCACTGATTACCCCAACCCCTGTTATGAATACTCGCTTTAGTTCCATCCGTAAGTAGCCTCGCTTAATCTTCAGATCAAAAATAAAACAGGCCCAAGCGGCAATGAAGTCCAGACTTTAAACAAAGCCCTCTCATACGAGACAGCCAATCCGGTCTTCCAAAAAAACCGGGGTGGGGCAAAAGTCCCTTGGAACATTGGACTAACCTTTAATGGGTTCCGTTACTTGAGTAAGCGTTGCCGTTCAATTCTGATGACGGGGTAGCTCCATTGCCCGAGCCGTTTGCCGTTAGCTCCAAAGGCTTGAACGCCAAAGTAATTTCCTCTGCGACAACCGTTTTTTCCCCATTTACCGTAATTTGCCCCGAAAAAACCGCCAAGGGAGTTCTTGCCCGTTTCAATTTGACGCTTAGATCGAGTATGTCACCCGGTTTGCACACCCGATAGCAACGGACGCCGTCCGCTCCGGTAAAGTAAACTTCTGTAGAATCAATGGCAGACTGAATTTCTTCTGGAGCCTTCTTTAATAACGAAAAGACGGCGAGCTGTCCTAAAGACTCTAGCATTATGGAAGCAGGAAATACGGGGTTCCCTTTGAAGTGTCCCTCAAGAAATTGCTCTCGACCCGAAATTGTATACCGTCCAACCGCATCTCGATCTGACAAGTTTACCTGCTCCAAAAACAAAAAGGGCTCTTGCTGCGGCATCACTGCCGCCACCTGCTCGATCGAATAGAACTCACTCTTGCCTCCCTTTGAAATTCCCGTTAACTTCTCCTCTATGAACGATTTCAAATCACCAATCGATCTCAGATTCATCAGCTCGTCATTTTTGACCGATACACCAAGGGACTCTTCTACCATCATTATGGCTTCTATCATGGTCAACGAATCCATCCCCAAATCTTCCATAAATTGGATTGAATCGTCGCCGCTTCTGAGCTTACCCACGGCTTCAGGATCAAGAAATCGCTCCACGATCCCCAAAACGATCACAGGTACAAAGGCACTGTCTTTCGTGGTTCGGTAATTCAAAGCGGCCTCCAACGTAGCCGAAGAGCACCGTTTTAAAGTCTCCCTCAGCAACGCCTCGCTCCCGGAAGTTGGCGATCCTGCGATTTTTTCCCTAGTAATTGTCTGGTCTGACATTGTTAAGGATAGCAAAGGTCGCAGTGGCAGGTTTGTAAATCCTAAACATGGCTCTTTAAAATAGAAATTGGCCCAGCCATACCTTGCCTTGGGGTATTGGGCTCATACCGCACATGGAGGCAGTCCACCTGAGCTAGGGCCTACCAGCTAGACTGTTCTATTTAGGTCTTGTGAACCGCTTATCCCTTCAATTGCTTCCTTAATGGTTGTTCGAATCCGCCTCACTGGCCTATGAGTATCGCTTCCAGTCCTCCCATCCTTCTTATTTCACACGAGTTTTTCCCAAAAAGGGGTGGAATCGCTACATACTCTGAAGAAATCGCGCGAGGGGCTGCAAGCAACGGGCGAGAAATTGAAGTCTGGGCTCCGAAGTCTGAATCAATCGCCAACCACAACTTCCCGTTCCACGTAAGACAACTGGATTTAAAAGGATCGCAAGACTTGCTCTGCCAGTTAAAGCTCGCCCGAGAGTGGCAAAGAAACCGTGGAGCGATTAGAAACTCGATCGTCCATCTGACCGACCCTGGACCCATTCTAGCAACGCGCTACATCCAGTATTTCAGATCCTTGAAGCCCCACCGACTTGTACTCACCTTTCATGGTTCGGAAATCATCCGATTTGCAGGGAAGCCTTTCACTAAGGCACTGATAAACAAAATTATAAAGAGGTGCGACCGCATTCATGTATTGTCCAGATATTCGAGATCCCTTCTCGAGCGATACTTTCCCGAATCGATACCCAAAATACTTGTAATCCCCGGAGCCCTGAAGTCCGACTTTCGCGTCCCCGAAATTAAGGAAAGCAATATCACTGGCCCTCTCATCATACTAACAGTGGGTCGCCTCCATCCCCGAAAGGGGCAAGCTGATACCATAGATGCCCTCAAGAGGTTACCCGAATCGACACGTCAGATAATCGAATTCTGGGTCGTCGGTTCGGGAGGCAAATTCAGATATGGTGAAGAACTGAAGCACAAAGCAAAAGAAGCGGGATTCCGAGTTAAGTTTTTTGGCGACGTTTCCGGCGAGAAACTGCAAGAGCTTTATGCAAAAGCCGACATTTTCGCACTAAACAGCGTATATTTCCGGAAAAGCGTCGAGGGCTATGGTCTGGTCTACTTGGAAGCCGCTGCTTTCGGCCTTCCTATTGTTGCCCATCGCGTTGGGGGCGTTTCCGAAGCTGTATCCCATATGAATAACGGCATTCTGGTGAAACCGCATGATCAAGAAGCCTTAACAGAGGCCTTCAATCGATTGGTTCAAGATCCGGCTCTTCGGGAAAACATGGGAAATCACGGAAGGATTTGGTCACAACGCTTCAGTTGGAATCAAATTGCAAATGAGCTCTACAACGACATCGTTATGTAGGGCCAATTCCTAAATTCTCTAATACGCACGAAATAAAAACCCTATCCAATGATAACCAGTGTATCCACGATTGAAGTTCGCTACTCGGAAACCGATATGATGGGGATTGTATACCACGCAAGCTACCTACCCTGGCTTGAGCTTGGAAGAACGAACCTCTTGAAAGAAACTGGCGTTTCCTACTCATCGATCGAACAATCCGGTTTTTTCCTCCCCGTAGTCGAGATCCAAATGAAGTATCGGCGTCCCGCAAAGTATGACGATACCATCACAATAAAGACGACTATGAAAGAAAAGCCGTTCGCCAAAATCCGTCTAGACTACGAACTGTACAAAAACAACGAACTGATCGCTACTGGCTACAGCATTCACGCTTTCACAAATAAGTCAGGACAACCAATCAAGGCCCCGCGGCAATTTACAGAAGCTTTTAACCAGGCTTTTTAAGGATAACGGGCGAAGAGCCGAAACGGTCACTTGATTAAACCTTTATCAGCTGGTTAAAGCTAGCTTCTCTTCCCACCACGAATATTCCTCCAGCGTCGCTTCATCGTCTTCTGATCGCCGCGACTCGTCTAGAATCTTGCTAGCTCGCTCGCTAAAAAGGCGATATAAAGCCCACACGGCATGCGGCCTGACTATAGCCTCCTCACATTGAGCGAGCGACTGCAATGCCATCTTCACTCGATTTAGCCAGTCTGGATCATCTACTTCGCCCCATTCGTTCGGCTCGTGCAAATTCCCCGCGACAATACACGCATTCCTCAGAAGCCCTCTCAATTTCAGTCTCTTAATTGGAGTCTTTCTAAAAACTGTACGAAACATTTCCCTATCCATATTAAGGATATCCAGTAATCCCAGTTCCCCGATATCGTAGCGACTGCTCAACAAGAATTGTTTCCCGGACTTCGCAAATCGATTCCAGGGACAGACATCGAGACAAATGTCGCACCCGAATATTTGGCTCCCGATTCCAGAACGTATTTCTCTAGGAATGATACCCTTATTCTCGATCGTTTGATAGGAAATGCATCTATTGGCATCAAGCAATCCCGGCTCTACAATCGCATCGGTAGGACAGGAGTCTATGCAGCGCCGGCATTTCCCACACAGCAGCCCCATCTCAATATCGTGAGCAGATTCACTTTGTCGTTTCTTCAGAGGCTGATCTGGTTCTATTTCAAGTTTGGTGATTAATGTAGCAAGCAGAAGCCAATTACCATGCGTCTTGGATATCAGCATTCCATTCTTTCCTTGCCAGCCCATACCAGAAGCTGCCGCCCAACCTCTTTCCATCACAGGACCAGTATCAACATAGTAACGATAATCACTGGAACTAAGCTCGTAGCGCTCCTCCAGAAATACCCCCATTTTTTTCAATCCTTTCAAGACAGTGTCGTGATAATCATCATACAAACTATATTTTCCCCAACGCTTTTGACTCCGTGCTTCCAGCTCGGTCGGCAAGTAATTAACACCTAGCATAATCACAGAACATGCATCTTTTAGAACCAACTGCGGATCGAGGCGTTTCTCAATTGAGTTCTGCAG
Coding sequences within it:
- a CDS encoding beta-ketoacyl-[acyl-carrier-protein] synthase family protein codes for the protein MELKRVFITGVGVISGIGNDVEIVSENLRKLKHGFSSFPVYPPFEDDPRNAVKLISAPKGFEVDSLDSEDWTYPDRYKIRREELRGLAPHGVYVYCAMKQAIEDASLSDLDVSNSETGIYTASAGSTRMVYNNMKRMREVGPMRCSPTGIVSSISGTLSFNLVACFKIMGNSCGFSSACASSGHALGYAFDDIASGRQNRMFVAAGEDVNYESVVPFTGMRALSLESKPERASCPFDQERNGFVSAGGGAVLVLESEDEVGRRGVKPYAELLGWGQASDGHNVAISHPGGVGLVRAIENALRTAGITASEIDYVNAHATSTLIGDASEGKALDAIFSSKRLSPRISSTKAITGHGLSLASALETVLVSIAIKEGFTPGSAHIKNLDPKFEALNVIRRTETVAPNIALSNSSGFGGSNVVLILKKP
- the queG gene encoding tRNA epoxyqueuosine(34) reductase QueG, whose product is MIGEVEKEGLRGELEELGFDEVRFTDLSPIAPNRLEEWIELGYHADMKWLQNSIEKRLDPQLVLKDACSVIMLGVNYLPTELEARSQKRWGKYSLYDDYHDTVLKGLKKMGVFLEERYELSSSDYRYYVDTGPVMERGWAAASGMGWQGKNGMLISKTHGNWLLLATLITKLEIEPDQPLKKRQSESAHDIEMGLLCGKCRRCIDSCPTDAIVEPGLLDANRCISYQTIENKGIIPREIRSGIGSQIFGCDICLDVCPWNRFAKSGKQFLLSSRYDIGELGLLDILNMDREMFRTVFRKTPIKRLKLRGLLRNACIVAGNLHEPNEWGEVDDPDWLNRVKMALQSLAQCEEAIVRPHAVWALYRLFSERASKILDESRRSEDDEATLEEYSWWEEKLALTS
- a CDS encoding acyl-CoA thioesterase — protein: MITSVSTIEVRYSETDMMGIVYHASYLPWLELGRTNLLKETGVSYSSIEQSGFFLPVVEIQMKYRRPAKYDDTITIKTTMKEKPFAKIRLDYELYKNNELIATGYSIHAFTNKSGQPIKAPRQFTEAFNQAF
- a CDS encoding glycosyltransferase family 4 protein, with translation MSIASSPPILLISHEFFPKRGGIATYSEEIARGAASNGREIEVWAPKSESIANHNFPFHVRQLDLKGSQDLLCQLKLAREWQRNRGAIRNSIVHLTDPGPILATRYIQYFRSLKPHRLVLTFHGSEIIRFAGKPFTKALINKIIKRCDRIHVLSRYSRSLLERYFPESIPKILVIPGALKSDFRVPEIKESNITGPLIILTVGRLHPRKGQADTIDALKRLPESTRQIIEFWVVGSGGKFRYGEELKHKAKEAGFRVKFFGDVSGEKLQELYAKADIFALNSVYFRKSVEGYGLVYLEAAAFGLPIVAHRVGGVSEAVSHMNNGILVKPHDQEALTEAFNRLVQDPALRENMGNHGRIWSQRFSWNQIANELYNDIVM
- a CDS encoding phosphopantetheine-binding protein, which gives rise to MSDQTITREKIAGSPTSGSEALLRETLKRCSSATLEAALNYRTTKDSAFVPVIVLGIVERFLDPEAVGKLRSGDDSIQFMEDLGMDSLTMIEAIMMVEESLGVSVKNDELMNLRSIGDLKSFIEEKLTGISKGGKSEFYSIEQVAAVMPQQEPFLFLEQVNLSDRDAVGRYTISGREQFLEGHFKGNPVFPASIMLESLGQLAVFSLLKKAPEEIQSAIDSTEVYFTGADGVRCYRVCKPGDILDLSVKLKRARTPLAVFSGQITVNGEKTVVAEEITLAFKPLELTANGSGNGATPSSELNGNAYSSNGTH